DNA from Drosophila suzukii chromosome 2R, CBGP_Dsuzu_IsoJpt1.0, whole genome shotgun sequence:
TTTCTACGGAGAACTCAGAAAATGTCGGGCGCGGAAATCTAAGCCGAGACAAGAATAAAACCGAAAGTGACACATTGCAGCGGGATATCGAGCGGGACGATGAGCGGATTGTCAGAGTTTTCTGCAGGGTTAGGAAAGGCGATGAGCGGCGGGGGCGCCAGGTGGCCGGAGGACACCCATAAATCAGGGCCAGGCCGAAAACATTGGGTCTAAATGCGAACTCATAACTCCCGCGCCGCATATAATTTAGGGGCAGGCTTGATTAATTACTCGCCGTGGCGAATGtggaaattattttaattttccaacGCCACGCGCATAATTTGAGATAAACCAAACAGCGAAATCCACTCGGAACCGAACACTTATGCGAGATAATTCGTTGGGGTCCAGGAAAATCTCGGCCCCTAAGCGAtggtatatacatatatatgatTATTTTATGCAGATCGAGCCGTCATTTTCATGAAATGCACATTAAAGATCCTTCGGCTGGCGCCTTAGAGGCAGCGGTGCGTATGCGTGATATCTGAAACGTTTAATTCAAGTCGGCGCGTAATTTGCAACTCAAACTTAAATCCAGGCAGGCAAACTACTTTCCGCCCGAGCACCGCATCACGACAATTGCCACCCGCCCCATTTTAACATCTTGAAATGCAGTGCAAACTGGCAGAAAGTTTTGAATCGTCTCGCTTTTATTTCTTGGCTGTCTTTCACGAAAAAAACGGGGTGGTGTCGGGTGGCGGGCTTTGGGCCAAGTCAGCAAGTCAAATAAAAAGTTTTCGTCAACATTACGCAAATTAGTTTGTCAGTCGAGCCAAGCAAATGCAGCCGACAAAACCCTAATGACATCTAGACTGAGGGATAACTTTCCAGAGCTAAGCCGAGATTCTGGCGGTGATGGAGTCCCTTAGACAGCTTCAAGCTGCACTTTTCATCTGCAGTTGGCTTCGCCTGACGGTTCAAGTTCTTTTCTTGGCCATTATAGTTCGATTTGATTTTGCAAATTATTCTTTGGGTATCAGTAAATTGTCGAGTTAATAGAGTAAACTCTGAATTAATTCTTCTAATAATGAGGATATCCTCTTTATGTTTGGTAGTATTGCGGTAAAATATACACATTTGTCttagaaaactatttcttCAGCTTATAAATTCTATTAGGTTAAGAGGCCCTGAAATTTTTGAATATCAAAAAGTAAATATGATAAAATTAGAAACCGACGTCATGCGGCACCTTTCATCTTCAGTTAGAGGGCCTAATGGCCGAAGTACGCCCCCTGACAATTATGATCCGATTCGATTTCAGAAGGCCTCATTCGATATGCATTAATGCTCCTTTGTGCCGACGGAATCATAAAATCAAATATGCATTGAATTACCGTACGACAGGACAATTATATTATACCTTTTGCCGAAAAAAAGGGAGGGACAAGTAAGCTTCGCTGAAAAAAGGAATATTTAACTCGATTTTCTGGCCGTGAATTTGGTACCACAAGCATCTGGGGCACCCGTAATTCCCGTAACTCCTGAAAGGCCGGCTCTTCCTCCAGCGAAAACCCTAAATCGGCCGCATTTTTCACTcaacatttttgtatttttttcagCCCTCGTTTATGCGCAAAAGTGCGTGTAATTCAATTTTTCATGCGCCATGTGACATGGGATGAGGGTGGGGATTGGCTGCTACCTTTTCAGCCGAAATTAAGACAAAGGGAAATATGCGCTGAAGGCATATTTGGCACGCAATTTTCCACGGCCTGTCCTTATTGATGGGCCATCCCTTTTTAGTTATCAAATGCCGTTATCGTTATCAATTTTTAATGTGTTTGAAACCCTTTTTGTGCTCTTGAGAGAGCATCGATTGTTTTAAACATGGGTTGAAAGTGTTGCAACAGAACATTGTAATTAGGGACTTATCTTAGCTTGAGTGTGGCGGGCGGCGACGTCGAGCCCGAAGTCCAGTGCTGCGTGCCTGAGGATTCTGGGCGGAGGCAGTGGTATCGCCGGTGGCGGCCGCTTGTGGTGGTGGTACACTTACCAAACCGAATCCGTGGGCATTGCGCACCACACGGCTGCTGGGATGGGCAAGGCGTACCACCCGTCCGCTGGGCAGGACAAACTCGCTTGCCAGAGTGAACCCCGATCCCTGGGAGGATCCCTGGGCTGCTCCTTGGGCGGTTCCTTGGGCGGTTCCTTGTGCGGCTCCTTGGGCGGCTGCTTGGGCGGCTCCTTCAAACATGCTGCGCTCGATGGCCACCTCGAGTTCCAGATCCTCCAGCTGAAGGCCGGCAGAGGTGGCCGCATTCTGAAGTCCTGGTTGCGATGCCCGTTGTCCAGTCTGCTGGGAGTGCTGAGCCGGCTGGTGTTGGCCTTGTGTCGCTGGTTGGGATTGAGTTGGCTGGTTCACCTGACTAGCCTGCTGGCTAGCTGGTTGAATCAACGTGCTTTGGGTCACTCTGGGTGCCACAACTTCGCCGTCCATCTCCACAAAGAAAGGACGGTTGAAGCGCTCTATCATCATATCATCTAGCTCCCCGAAATCCTCATCCTCCAGCGCCAGATCCGCCTCGAAGCCACCGCAGTCATCGTAGTTAATGCAGCGGGAGAACTCCACGAAGTTGTGCAGTGTGGAGGACGAATCCCAGGCCATCGATGAAGATTTGGCTCCATTCTCCGCCAAAGGCCTGTACAGAGTATTACACTCGTACGATATTATATCATCGTACGGGGATCGGGCAAAGTTAATCAGTTCATGGGTGAAGTGCTGGGTCTTGCCGCCAAAATACTTGGCCACCGCCGAGCAGAACTCCAAGCTTTTAATGCTAACACGAGGTAGCAGATTTAAGATGGTCTCGTACAGAAGCAAAATATTAGTTTTGCCGGACTTCACGAGCACCGACGCATCACGGTTCACCCAGTTCATAATCCTATGGATCTCGAAGGGATTGCGGCTGAGAAAGAAGGAGGAGAAAAGCTGCTTATCAGGAAGGTCTGTTTGGGACCAAACTCACCGAAAATGTTGGGGCGACCAGTCGCGAAAGTCGGGCTTCTCGCGATTTGGGAAGGAATACAGCGAGTTGGCATAGACGTACACCCGCCAGTTGACCATGTGCCGGGGCATCATTTTTCGTTGGACGTTTCTCGATCGACTTCACTTAGATTCTTCAAAAGCAAAACTTTAGCTGCGACTGAGAAATTCCTGGAATTGTCAATCAAAAATTTGACTCCATCGTTCCTATGGTGTCTGTCACTTACGCACTGGTTTTTCCCCAAGTAATACGGCACTATTTACTTTACAAAAgctaaacaaataaatttcaattatACAAATCCGCAAAATTGGAAACTGTAAGCAAGTTTTGATTCCATTTCTTCCATTCCGTCAATTTGATTCCATCgttctttcttttttcttcttctttcttGTTTCGTGCCGTTTGTTCCCAGCCAGATCTTGCATCTCCCTTTTTTACTGACACTTACGCTGAGGCTATCTCCCTTTTTTACCGACACTTTGCACGATGCGATAGTAAAATTGGCCAGTTGTGTTTAGACCTAAGGCTTTTTACACGATGCAATTAGGAACATTCCCAAGCAGCCATAAGGAACTTATTCAAAGGAAAAACTTATTTAATCACACCTCACtggaaataataaattaataaaaaccaaaggtgtgttaaatatgtaaaatatGTTATTTATACCAGAAATATTTATCCCAGACTGATTAAATGAAGTTCTATTGCTTGTGTGTTAAGGCCAGAGTTGTCACCTCTTTGTTTTTCCTAAAGCGCTTCAAGAAATGCAACTCTGCAACAACATCACTGAAGTGAAATAATTTGTCCGCTGATAAATTTCGAAATCGAAAACGTTGTAAAAGTCGCAGTTTTTCGGGGTAACCTTTGCGATTTGTAGAAAATTTTCCAGACTTTACAcccatttttttaagggtaaacaataaaatgctaatgttttacatttaatcTTTACATTTATTATGTATTTGATTCGTGTTATATATGATGTTTGTTCTTTGTATGCTGAGTACTCTAAAATTCATAACTGGCCACGCCcatttatgcaaaaacattAACACTCTCGCCATATATTGATCAGAGCTAGATCTATGATTTATAAGCTAAGAACAGTAAAGTTAGTTGCCATTGTTTATAGTTAGTATATGTAGGCTGTGGTtaacttaaataaatacatttacaACCGATGTGGGGATAGGAAGGGGGCGATCTGCGGGTCATCGAATGGATTTTTGGGGTGGGCTACATATATGTATGCGAGAACACTAAATCAATGTTGCAGTTGATAGGTGTGTAAACgtaactatatatatatttatatcaaGATATTGGTGTCTGAATATGTACAACTTAAAATGGCAATCCTAGGCCTAGAATACATCTAGTTTGAGCTTAAGCTTACTGGTTTTAGTTACTTACATAGCAAGTTACACGTATTATTACTTTATTGGGTTCAGGGGCTTAGGAATCGGAACAAGACAAGACGGAAACCAATTTAACATTCCTTTAAATTAACAActtaaatgaaaatcaatgtcgGTAGCTTATGCTAGAAACGCTAGTAACTCCCGATCAACCCCCTCCTCATCGTCGTTGTTGTCACTATCATCCTCATCCTCTTCGTCCTCCTCAGCCTTTCCCTCTTCCTGTTCATCTTCACCTTCTTCATCATCGTCTTCGTCATCTTCATCTTGTTCTTCAGTGGCAGTGGCTGTATCCTCGGCGGTCCCCACCTCTGCTTCTCCAACCACGTCGATTGCAGCCCCCAGGGAAAAGCTGTTCTGTTCATTGCTGGCATCAGGATCCGCATCTGCTCCAAAATAGATACCCAGATTTGCGTCATCCTCCTCCAGAGCTCTAGAGCTGCCGCGGAGAGTATTGCGCAGCGAACTGAGGGAAATCTCTCCCGAATTAGACTGCTCGTTGAAAAGGCCTACCTCCCTCGGTTGCGTCAGCGTGGATAGTTCTATTAAAGAGTTTGCTATATCGTGCTCCTCCACTTCCACATTGAAACGCGTTAGGGGATCGCCAGCATATCCTGCTGCCCTCCAGCCAAACGAACTCATCGGAGCCGAACTCGATGTGGCTGTCGAGCTGCTGGCCAAACTGGCGCTCTGGCTGGACTGATTGCTGTTACTGCAGCTTCGGCGCCGCTTTGGAGCACTGCATCCCGGTTCGGTGTCCTCTGTTGGCGCTGGTGCCACCTCTGTATTTTGGGGCCCTTCCTGCTGTTGTTCCCTTGTATTTGTGTCGGACATCTGGAGCTCCAGTTTTAGTGGTTTTCTATCCTCCAGCGGTGCCTCTGCTTTTAGTGTGGCCCGCAAAGCACTAAGCCGCAGGTTTTCAGTGCTATCATCATCAGAATCATCACTGCTAGTGTTGTTGTTATTGGGGTTGGGTTGACCTATGGAAAATGTAAAGATAAGTTATTTTGATATACAATCTAAAAGGTAGTAGAGCCCTCGTAAAACATTTTTCGTTTACATAAGGAGTCTATAAGTTTTATAACATCGGAAAGATCTGACCAGATGTATTAAGTGAATAATATTCTTTACAAGACTTATTGTACAAATGTCTCCGCCGAGCAAATCAATTTATAAGATATAACCAAATGTCCATTGTAAACAGTAAGATAATGATTACACATTTACTGATTTTCAAGCAGTTTTATCAAAGATAACACTGAAGTTATGCCTATTAAATGAttgtaattagtttttttGGTAAGTATTTAGATAATATGGTGAAATAAATATGTGCTGATTCATCTACACCGGAAACTTTCTGTCAACTCAGCGGCGATAAGAAAAGCCTACTCTTGAATGCCTCTTACCAGATGTATCGCTGCTATCGCCAGCTGATTCGTCGTCAGACGAACTAGGGCTTGAACTACTGCTTTCCGGTTGCTGCTGTGATTTCTGTTCGCCATGCAGCAGCTGCTCTAGCCGCCTCTCTAGAGCTGCCGCCCGAGCTGACTCCTCGTTAGCCTGTTTCTGCTTTACATCCTTCACCTGGCGTTTCCGTTTGCGAGATGTTGCTTTTCGATTTGAGGCTTTTTCAGTGCGTCTTTTATTCGGTAGCTTGCGTGGTTTTTTCTTGGCTGGCTCCACATTGGACGTGCTGCTAGCACTGCTGTCGTcatcgctgctgctgctgaagtGGAAGGAGGAGCTGCTGCAggtgctgttgctgcttcCACTAGCACTGGAACTACGGGCAGGGACGGAGGACCGCTGGCGCGATCTCTTCGATCGCGTTGAGCGCACTGTGCGCAACTCATCAAGGCGACGCGCTTCTGCCATCACAAGCTTCCAGTTCTTGCCTCTGTTAGCCGCTGCACTCGTGCTGGGACCAAAGAACAACGCCTGATCTCTGGAGGACTGATCCACTGGCGATTGTATCGCCTGGTCGCCAAGACTTGCAGCCGGCGGAGCCTCATTCTGCTCATTCACGAAAACCACATCAGAGTCACTATTCGAGTCCAGGCTCACCTGCTCGGGAGTGCGCAGGTGAGGTGGCTTTAGCTCCAGCACAAAGACGCACTCGTCTTCATCGCcagagctgctgctgctctgcAGTTCGATGTGGGCACTCACTGGGAGAGTGGCGCCCGCGTGTCTCCTGCTAGGATTGCTGCCATCATTGATGGCCGCCACTTCGGCATTTGCAGCTGCATCGCCATCGTCGATCTCTATGACCTCCGCCTCCTCGCTGGCAACAGCCGCCGGGCGCCTCATACTTAGGTTGATAGCCACCGTTTGTGAGCCAACATTTGATGTGGTTGTACGGCGTATAGAGATGCCTGGCAGCTCACTGCCATCGCTGGCCATTGTCACGCTGAAGGAATGTGTAGCACCGGGATTGGTCACAATCACACTGGTCGACGGACGTCCACTTGGGGGACTCCAGTCGTTGGAGAAGTCCGCATTGACGGCATCTCCATCGCTGTCACCAACCTCCAGGTGCAGATCATCGCCGTTCGACGACTGGGTCTCCACCATGTCTAACAGGTCCACCTCCACCTCCTCGGCCACGCGAGCCGAGTATTGAACCACATGGTCGTAGCCGATCATGTCGAAGGGGGAGCGGGCAAAGTTGAACAGCTCGTGGATGAAGTGGCTGGTGCGCTCGCCCAGATACGGTGACAGCCGGCGACGGAATGTGGGACCCAGTATATTGGTCATGGGCAGGATGTCGTTCATCAGCTGCATCACAGTGCTCACGCTGTGTGCGGCATTCCTCAGCAAGCACACAATGTCGCGATGTATCCAAGGCATCAGGCGATGCATCTGGGCGGGATTGTTTCtacaatgggaaattaaaaaaggtatttagtATGGGCTAGGCAGTTGGGAACGTATCAAAACGCACCTGTAAAAGCGGGCACTCCACTCGCGGAAATGTCCCGTCAAGCTGTCGCTGACGGGCAGGGCATACAGCTTTCTGTCGTACACGTAGCGCCGCCAGAGCTGGCTCAACGAGCCCGATGTGGCGGCATCCTGGTCGTGTCGGTAGTAGTTCATCAGTTCCACTCTGTAGGGCTCGAAGCGGCTGTACGAGTGCCTGCCGGCCGCCACCTCGGCTGCCGGCAGGACCTCTTCTCCTGCAGCCCCTGCTGCTATGCCGGCCTCTATGTCGTTGGTCATGACGGCCTGGTTCTGCACCAGAGGCATGTACCTGGGACGCCTTACTATATGGAAGCGTAAGGAGGGATGATCTGGCGGAACTGGCGAAGAGCTCTGCACCGGATAGCGGTCGTAGTCGTCCAGGGTGCGGACATTGTGTATGATGGTCTTGAAGGGCTGCTTGCACAGCGGGCACTCGGGTTTGATCTGGCATAAAGGATAATTGCTTTAGAGGATTGCTTTGTGGTTGGTTAGCTTGCGGAATACTCACCTTGCTCCACTCGCACAGGCACTTGAAGCAGAACTGGTGCATGCAGGAGTCCGTGAAACACTTCCTCTTGCAGCGGGACAAGCAGATGGCGCAGTTGGGCGGCGGCGAGGAGCGCTCTGCGGCGGTGTTCTCCTCCGCGGCGGATGCACTGGTCCCCGGCTCACTGTTGGCGTTTCCCGGATTGTCCGGGCCGGCGGGAGCGGGTTCCTCGGCCTCGTTGTCACCGGACTCACTGCCGCTTTCGGTGAGATCGGCAAACTTCATGGCCGCAGCCGGCAGAGTATGGGGTCCGGCATTGGATCCTTCGGATCCCGGCTCCACGATCACCGAGGCGCCCACCTCGTCCGCTCCCGAATCGGGCACATCGCCGGCATTGCCGCCCGGGTTCTCCTCCGCCATACCGGCGACTATATATCGACTATATAGACTGCGAAATCGGCCGGAAAATGGGCGAGAACTCCGCTCGGAGTTTTGTGTCTACTCTGGCCTCCTCTCTCTCTGTTCCTCTCGCCCTCTCTCACTCGCTCTCGCTGGCACGCTACCCTATCATCTGGTTCGCAATTCGGGTCTCATGCGTCGTTTTCCACGGGCCTTTTACGGGCCAGTGGCCACATTATCCGTATTCCCGACCGGTCCAATGGGCGCTCAAAGGTATGACGCTGATTATAGCACTGTTTTCAGAACGGAAATCGCACTGTAAATCGGTTATTATGGTACCTGAAAATGCAGGAAACTCGGTTTTTTGTGCACTGTGATGTGACCGTTCGCCGCGGACCGAAAAATACGTAAAACCACGGGTGTCCGACTTCTTTTTAATATACGAAATAGGTACGAAAAGATAGGTACAaacgtttttaaatattttgtttgagATTGCtacaaatattataaattaattctAAGCTTAGGGGTtccttgatttaattttgggTAAAGTTGTTGAATATTATTGAGATAAATGGAAATCTCCCTTGTGaattcaataaattttttatatcagCCGTGCAAAATGGAAAAAACTAGATTAAACTAAATTAAACTTCGGTTTCAAATATTTGTGTAACAAGCTTCTGGAAATTTCTGTTCAAACTGTTTTGGACTTGGTAAGTAACTAGTTTTCGTGTGACTTTGGCTTCAAATCCTACTATTGTAGAGGAAAATCAGTTTTTAGTTAAAAGTTATACTCGGAAATTATATTCTATCCCCAATTTTGTTAGTGAAATATCAGTGAGATTGGAGACTTCTTTTGAAATTGACAAGCCGAGTATTTCAGTATTGTTTATACTCTTCTAAAATGttggtattttatttttcaaagtggTAAGGCTGCACTGCTCGGGCTATCGATAGTTCCTCGCTCATTGCATTGGCGTCGGTTTCAATTTGCTTGTTTACAATTTGTTGGCTTAAAATCGCGTACAAAATGAATCGTCGCAACAAACGCACATCCTATTTCCAGTACGAAGTGTATCTGGACTTCATGGAGGTTAATCCCCTCATGTCGGCCAGCAAACTGGGACGGACTCAGGATGGGAAAAAGTGGAAAGAGCTGAGCGATGAACTAAACAAGTGCCCTGTTGGTCCTACTTTAGCGCCTGAAGAATGGCGAAAGGTATAGTCTTATATGCATATATCCCATATAGAACCCTACTAGACCATGCACCGTTTTCCTCTTCTAGCGCCTCAATGACTGGAAGAACAGCACACGCGCCAAGTTCCGACGCAGCCTGAGTTCGGATGATAAGAGCAATATCTTGACTCCCCTGGAAAATAGAGCTCTCCAAATTTTCTCCTCCGAGTCGATGTATCGAGACGTTACAGCTCCAGTGGACATTAAGGAATTGGTGGAGGAGCATGTGGATCAGGAAGAACCAGATGAGGAGCAAGaggaggtggaggaggagCAAGAGCAGTACCAGGAGTTTCTACCGGAGCATACAACCCGAACGGTGATTAATGGGCACAGGTCCGGCAAACAGTTACGGCTGCAAGATACCGGGGAGATCATCTATCAAGGTGCGTTAGCCAACTAGTAGTGATACGCGctctaatatttatttgtgtattttttattttagtgtCCAGTATTGCGCCATCAGAACGATCACCTCCAAAAGTACCTGCACCTGCAAACTCCTGCGGCAAGAAAATCGAGCAGCAGCTAAAACGAATATCTGATATTGAGGAGGCATCTTTACATTTCAAGATAGCCTGTTTCAAGTACAACAATCCCGGATTTGATTATGCCCCTTAGTGAAATATTTCTGATTATCTGATCCTGTACATTATAGCATCTAAGCATCGGGGACCTGCTAATTCGGCAATGAATTAAATGTCGAGAAACCTTCAATGATTGGTACAGATAGATAATGAAAAATGATCATATACGCTGTTGTCCTAGGCACATCTTTTGCACACACATATCGCACATCTTTTTACCAAATGTGTCGTGTCCTGCTTTTCGCGCAGTGTATATGCCGGCTAGTCAACGAACATCCCAGGGAGGGGAACAACCAACACTGTTGTCTACGCAGCagacacaacaaaaaaaaaacaaacaaaacggAAATTCAAACTCGGACAACTGGCAATTTCACGACGGATTTTTCTCGAACATCTGGACTGGACAACACAGATCTTATTGTGGTCCTGGAGTCCCTCCCAACCATGAGTGTATCCTTCAACATCATTTGGACACATCTCCCAATCCTGGTCGGTGGATCCTGCTACCTCGCctaactcatctcacccccaACACGAATCTCTACTCACACGACTTCATTTCGTTTTCACGTTATAATTCATAATTTTTgcttaaattttaacattttataaccCTACCTACGGTACCGCACTTTCACAGggaacacatatatatatatataaataaataaataaataacaataaacaatattccaatagtaaataaataggttaaataaataaataatttaaatggatATAATTAGGAATAACTTAATTTGGGCGGGTTACATAATTAATATCATCAGTCTCAAATTTTGTTGTATTAATTTTCGGCTTTTTGAATTGGTTTGCCGCTTGTAGCTTTCGGGAACCTTTTGCTAATTCTGTGGCAAATGTAAGGGGCGAATAAAAACCTGGGGCCACCCGAGGATGAGCGGCCAATTTTCCTGTCGAAAATGTAGGTCTCCTCCTGGTGGCTGGTCTTCGTCTCTCCTTACGTCAGAATATTTTCCTGCTCCAGACTTTTCCCTCACGGAATATTTGGAACTTGACTTCtaatcttatatatttttttttgtccaCCAGAACCGTCTGCGACCAACTATATTTGCCCTTTTAAACACCCTTGCTTGTTTCAATTTTTCAAGCCTCTCTTAGCCCAAAAACCACTCAAACTTTCCGAATTTAAACCTTGGTTCATTTGGGAGTTATCCGGTTTAAGGAACCAGTTCCATGACTTGTCCAAGCTGCACGACTCCCTGAACTCACGAGTCGTCGATAGTGTTGTATCGATTTTTCGACTATCGTTATCAGTCCTAATGTAAACAGCTTTGCTAAATTTACAACTTGTGCATATTTCCTTATCATTTAGCACATAACAAGCACACTACGGTTTCGATGCTCGTCTCGGAACTGGAGTGGAGGATGTGCGTGTTCTGCTGGTTGTACTTCCCAACGTAGGCCACCGCCCACAACCCTGAGATTAATGCCTGGTGAGTGTGATTTGCTAGCCGGGCACTATTGTTTCAGATCCTTTGCATGGAAAACTCCCAAAGGATTGCCGCGCAAGTTTTCTAGAGCGTACAAAGAGTTTCCCAACGCTTTTGTGACTCGACATTTAGTGTACTTTCTGCAAAACTTGGAATTTCTATTCTTGCTGAAGTCACTTAGGACAAAGTTTCTCTTGTATATTTCTTGTCCCGGTGAGTATCGAATCTCTCGGGCCTTTAAGTTATAACTCTTCGCTGCTTTCTCGTAGGCCTGATGTATCCTTTCCTTTATTCTTTCTCTGGATAGCTGTTGTCGTTCCGACCTGGGCAATTGGGCTATCTCAGCTTCATTCAGGGCATTCAACTTGCGAGCCAGCGAGTAATCTTTCCCGTTCGTGAACATGTGCTGTCCGAACATGGCAAAATACGGCGAAGTTCCGGTGCTGCTATGTATGGATGACCTCAGCGACGCTTGTACGTCCGGTAAGTGTTCATCCCATCGCGTGTGGTCATCTTGGATGTTTACTCGGATTGCTGCTAATACGGATTGGTTCACTCTCTCCGAAGCATTGGATTGTGGTGCGTATCTCCCTGTCTTCATGTGTGTAATTCCATATTCTTGTAGCATATTCTCGAATTCCTTGGATACAAACTGCCTTCCGTTGTCCGTGTGGATTGTTTCCGGAACTCCGAATTGGGTGAATATTCCTTCTTGCAGGAATCGGATTACAGCTGTCGACGTGGCCTTCGGCATCGCTTTTAGCCACAcaaacttggtcaagtgatcTAATGCGATAAATAGCATGGTATTTCCTCGGCGAGACCGCGGATATTTTCCTAAGAAATCCAGGTACATCTTTTGCATGGGTCGATCTGTCCGTACTTCCTTCCCCATCACTGGTCGCTTTATCTGTGTGGTGTGCTTGTTCTCTTTGCAGTTTTCGCAGGCTGCTACAAAGTCTCGGACTTGAACTACCATTTTGGGCCAGTAATACATCTGCTGAAGTCTCGCCAAGGTCTTTGCCATACCCCCATGCATCGCCATGTCACCGCTGTGGGCTTGCTGGATTAAAGTTGTCGTCAATGCTTCCGGAATCCACAGTTTCCATTCAAATTCCCCAC
Protein-coding regions in this window:
- the LOC108018112 gene encoding uncharacterized protein; translated protein: MNRRNKRTSYFQYEVYLDFMEVNPLMSASKLGRTQDGKKWKELSDELNKCPVGPTLAPEEWRKRLNDWKNSTRAKFRRSLSSDDKSNILTPLENRALQIFSSESMYRDVTAPVDIKELVEEHVDQEEPDEEQEEVEEEQEQYQEFLPEHTTRTVINGHRSGKQLRLQDTGEIIYQVSSIAPSERSPPKVPAPANSCGKKIEQQLKRISDIEEASLHFKIACFKYNNPGFDYAP
- the LOC108017886 gene encoding uncharacterized protein, whose protein sequence is MMPRHMVNWRVYVYANSLYSFPNREKPDFRDWSPQHFRRNPFEIHRIMNWVNRDASVLVKSGKTNILLLYETILNLLPRVSIKSLEFCSAVAKYFGGKTQHFTHELINFARSPYDDIISYECNTLYRPLAENGAKSSSMAWDSSSTLHNFVEFSRCINYDDCGGFEADLALEDEDFGELDDMMIERFNRPFFVEMDGEVVAPRVTQSTLIQPASQQASQVNQPTQSQPATQGQHQPAQHSQQTGQRASQPGLQNAATSAGLQLEDLELEVAIERSMFEGAAQAAAQGAAQGTAQGTAQGAAQGSSQGSGFTLASEFVLPSGRVVRLAHPSSRVVRNAHGFGLVSVPPPQAAATGDTTASAQNPQARSTGLRARRRRPPHSS
- the Topors gene encoding E3 ubiquitin-protein ligase Topors, which translates into the protein MAEENPGGNAGDVPDSGADEVGASVIVEPGSEGSNAGPHTLPAAAMKFADLTESGSESGDNEAEEPAPAGPDNPGNANSEPGTSASAAEENTAAERSSPPPNCAICLSRCKRKCFTDSCMHQFCFKCLCEWSKIKPECPLCKQPFKTIIHNVRTLDDYDRYPVQSSSPVPPDHPSLRFHIVRRPRYMPLVQNQAVMTNDIEAGIAAGAAGEEVLPAAEVAAGRHSYSRFEPYRVELMNYYRHDQDAATSGSLSQLWRRYVYDRKLYALPVSDSLTGHFREWSARFYRNNPAQMHRLMPWIHRDIVCLLRNAAHSVSTVMQLMNDILPMTNILGPTFRRRLSPYLGERTSHFIHELFNFARSPFDMIGYDHVVQYSARVAEEVEVDLLDMVETQSSNGDDLHLEVGDSDGDAVNADFSNDWSPPSGRPSTSVIVTNPGATHSFSVTMASDGSELPGISIRRTTTSNVGSQTVAINLSMRRPAAVASEEAEVIEIDDGDAAANAEVAAINDGSNPSRRHAGATLPVSAHIELQSSSSSGDEDECVFVLELKPPHLRTPEQVSLDSNSDSDVVFVNEQNEAPPAASLGDQAIQSPVDQSSRDQALFFGPSTSAAANRGKNWKLVMAEARRLDELRTVRSTRSKRSRQRSSVPARSSSASGSSNSTCSSSSFHFSSSSDDDSSASSTSNVEPAKKKPRKLPNKRRTEKASNRKATSRKRKRQVKDVKQKQANEESARAAALERRLEQLLHGEQKSQQQPESSSSSPSSSDDESAGDSSDTSGQPNPNNNNTSSDDSDDDSTENLRLSALRATLKAEAPLEDRKPLKLELQMSDTNTREQQQEGPQNTEVAPAPTEDTEPGCSAPKRRRSCSNSNQSSQSASLASSSTATSSSAPMSSFGWRAAGYAGDPLTRFNVEVEEHDIANSLIELSTLTQPREVGLFNEQSNSGEISLSSLRNTLRGSSRALEEDDANLGIYFGADADPDASNEQNSFSLGAAIDVVGEAEVGTAEDTATATEEQDEDDEDDDEEGEDEQEEGKAEEDEEDEDDSDNNDDEEGVDRELLAFLA